In Gossypium arboreum isolate Shixiya-1 chromosome 6, ASM2569848v2, whole genome shotgun sequence, the following are encoded in one genomic region:
- the LOC108486468 gene encoding protein RDM16-like isoform X2 produces MQKELAEKLKKIPSLNKGPSSSSVVTTGTVQRPVSTVPTSVATGPSSSSVPPASAAVASVKPPTTGMPAVPGLASIPNLEAVKRAQELAAKMGFRQDPQFAPLINLFPGQVQVDVPVPQKPTKAPVLRVDALGREIDEHGNIINVTKPSNLSTLKVNINKQKKDAFQILKPELEVDPESNPHFDARMGIDKNKLLRPKRMTFQFVEEGKWSKDAEVIKLKSQFGEAKAKELKAKQAQLAKAKADINPNLIEVSERIITKEKPKDPIPEIEWWDLPILVSGSYDDIPDGVLCEDKLKEEKITIYVEHPRPIEPPAEPAPPPPQPLKLTKKEQKKLRTQRRLAREKDKQEMIRQGLIEPPKPKVKLSNLMKVLGSEATQDPTKLEMEIRSAAAEREQAHVDRNIARKLTPAERREKKERKLFDDPNTVETIVSVYRINDLSDPKTRFKVDVNAQENRLTGCAVISEGITVVVVEGGSKSIKRYGKLMLRRINWAEAVKDDKDGDEDEDEEKPPNKCVLVWQGSVAKSSFNRFSVHECITEAAAKKVFADARVAHYWDLVVNFSENDF; encoded by the exons ATGCAGAAAGAATTAGCTGAGAAACTGAAGAAGATACCCTCA TTGAACAAAGGCCCTAGCTCGAGTTCAGTAGTGACTACTGGAACAGTTCAACGACCAGTCTCAACTGTGCCTACATCTGTTGCCACTGGACCATCAAGCTCATCAGTTCCCCCTGCCTCTGCAGCAGTAGCTTCTGTGAAGCCACCTACTACTGGCATGCCTGCTGTTCCGGGCCTTGCGTCAATACCCAATTTAGAAGCTGTTAAACGTGCTCAGGAGCTGGCTGCTAAGATGGGATTCCGCCAGGACCCTCAGTTTGCTCCTCTAATAAACTTGTTTCCCGGACAGGTGCAAGTAGATGTTCCAGTTCCACAGAAACCTACGAAGGCACCTGTTCTCCGTGTTGATGCACTCGGTAGAGAAATTGATGAGCACGGTAATATCATAAATGTGACTAAACCAAGTAATCTTAGCACCCTCAAG GTCAACATTAACAAGCAAAAGAAAGATGCATTTCAGATCCTTAAACCTGAACTGGAGGTGGATCCAGAATCAAATCCACATTTTGATGCACGGATGGGAATCGATAAGAACAAGCTTCTTAGACCGAAAAGGATGACTTTTCAGTTTGTAGAGGAAGGGAAATGGTCAAAAGATGCGGAGGTCATCAAATTGAAG AGTCAATTTGGAGAAGCAAAAGCGAAAGAGCTAAAAGCAAAGCAAGCACAATTGGCAAAGGCAAAGGCTGATATAAATCCAAATTTAATTGAGGTGTCGGAAAGAATTATAACAAAGGAGAAACCAAAAGACCCAATTCCTGAAATAGAGTGGTG GGATTTACCTATTCTGGTTTCGGGTTCCTACGATGATATCCCTGATGGTGTGCTGTGTGAAGATAAACTGAAGGAGGAGAAAATCACAATATATGTTGAACATCCTCGTCCGATTGAGCCTCCTGCTGAGCCAGCTCCCCCACCACCTCAGCCCCTGAAGCTAACCAAGAAGGAGCAGAAGAAACTTCGGACTCAGCGACGTCTGGCCCGGGAGAAGGATAAACAGGAGATGATTAGACAAGGCCTGATAGAACCTCCGAAGCCAAAAGTTAAGTTGAGCAatttaatgaaagttttaggctccGAAGCTACCCAAGATCCTACTAAGCTTGAAATGGAAATCCGAAGTGCTGCTGCTGAGCGGGAACAAGCTCATGTCGACAGGAACATTGCTCGCAAGCTTACTCCTGCCGAGCGCcgtgaaaagaaagagagaaagctTTTTGATGACCCAAATACGGTGGAGACTATTGTTTCGGTTTACAGGATCAATGACCTCTCTGATCCCAAGACCCGCTTCAAAGTTGATGTTAATGCCCAAGAAAATCGGTTGACTGGTTGTGCTGTGATTTCCGAGGGCATTACTGTTGTAGTAGTGGAAGGTGGAAGCAAATCCATTAAGAGGTATGGGAAGCTCATGCTTCGGAGAATCAACTGGGCTGAAGCTGTAAAAGATGACAAGGACGGAGATGAAGATGAAGACGAAGAGAAACCGCCTAACAAGTGTGTGCTGGTTTGGCAAGGTAGCGTTGCAAAATCAAGTTTCAACAGGTTCTCGGTTCACGAGTGCATCACCGAAGCAGCCGCGAAAAAGGTATTTGCTGATGCAAGAGTTGCCCATTACTGGGACCTTGTGGTTAATTTCTCTGAGAATGATTTTTGA
- the LOC108486468 gene encoding protein RDM16-like isoform X1, producing the protein MEKDKHATKRSRDGDGRHHRDSDHHHDSRDSHRRSDHRSSTSRRDERERSFEREGSRDRKHREGSYEEVEAKRKRKEREESEERGEKRSKLGEENRREKRERRRFGDKAKEDDEIEFSNGANGGDPVQNGAAQASLPKTGHPLPTKVSSISTAENKAYSVTGSHEVTGSSTDGSSTGKSGANLSLDALAKAKKALQMQKELAEKLKKIPSLNKGPSSSSVVTTGTVQRPVSTVPTSVATGPSSSSVPPASAAVASVKPPTTGMPAVPGLASIPNLEAVKRAQELAAKMGFRQDPQFAPLINLFPGQVQVDVPVPQKPTKAPVLRVDALGREIDEHGNIINVTKPSNLSTLKVNINKQKKDAFQILKPELEVDPESNPHFDARMGIDKNKLLRPKRMTFQFVEEGKWSKDAEVIKLKSQFGEAKAKELKAKQAQLAKAKADINPNLIEVSERIITKEKPKDPIPEIEWWDLPILVSGSYDDIPDGVLCEDKLKEEKITIYVEHPRPIEPPAEPAPPPPQPLKLTKKEQKKLRTQRRLAREKDKQEMIRQGLIEPPKPKVKLSNLMKVLGSEATQDPTKLEMEIRSAAAEREQAHVDRNIARKLTPAERREKKERKLFDDPNTVETIVSVYRINDLSDPKTRFKVDVNAQENRLTGCAVISEGITVVVVEGGSKSIKRYGKLMLRRINWAEAVKDDKDGDEDEDEEKPPNKCVLVWQGSVAKSSFNRFSVHECITEAAAKKVFADARVAHYWDLVVNFSENDF; encoded by the exons ATGGAGAAAGATAAACACGCAACCAAACGCTCCCGAGACGGCGACGGCCGGCACCACCGTGACTCCGATCACCACCACGACAGCCGCGATTCCCACCGGCGATCCGATCATAGATCTTCCACATCGCGCCGTGACGAGCGCGAGAGATCTTTTGAGAGGGAAGGTTCGAGAGATAGGAAGCATCGTGAGGGTTCCTATGAAGAAGTTGAAGCGAAGAGGAAGAGGAAAGAGAGGGAAGAGAGTGAGGAGAGGGGAGAGAAGAGGAGTAAACTTGGAGAAGAAAacagaagagaaaagagagagagGAGGAGATTTGGGGATAAGGCtaaagaagatgatgaaattgaGTTCTCCAATGGCGCCAATGGTGGTGATCCAGTTCAAAAT GGTGCTGCTCAGGCATCATTACCGAAGACTGGTCACCCCCTTCCTACCAAGGTATCTTCGATTTCTACTGCTGAAAATAAAGCATATAGTGTTACCGGATCTCATGAGGTTACTGGATCTAGTACAGATGGCTCTTCTACTGGGAAAAGTGGTGCAAACCTCTCTCTTGATGCCTTAGCCAAAGCGAAAAAGGCTTTACAAATGCAGAAAGAATTAGCTGAGAAACTGAAGAAGATACCCTCA TTGAACAAAGGCCCTAGCTCGAGTTCAGTAGTGACTACTGGAACAGTTCAACGACCAGTCTCAACTGTGCCTACATCTGTTGCCACTGGACCATCAAGCTCATCAGTTCCCCCTGCCTCTGCAGCAGTAGCTTCTGTGAAGCCACCTACTACTGGCATGCCTGCTGTTCCGGGCCTTGCGTCAATACCCAATTTAGAAGCTGTTAAACGTGCTCAGGAGCTGGCTGCTAAGATGGGATTCCGCCAGGACCCTCAGTTTGCTCCTCTAATAAACTTGTTTCCCGGACAGGTGCAAGTAGATGTTCCAGTTCCACAGAAACCTACGAAGGCACCTGTTCTCCGTGTTGATGCACTCGGTAGAGAAATTGATGAGCACGGTAATATCATAAATGTGACTAAACCAAGTAATCTTAGCACCCTCAAG GTCAACATTAACAAGCAAAAGAAAGATGCATTTCAGATCCTTAAACCTGAACTGGAGGTGGATCCAGAATCAAATCCACATTTTGATGCACGGATGGGAATCGATAAGAACAAGCTTCTTAGACCGAAAAGGATGACTTTTCAGTTTGTAGAGGAAGGGAAATGGTCAAAAGATGCGGAGGTCATCAAATTGAAG AGTCAATTTGGAGAAGCAAAAGCGAAAGAGCTAAAAGCAAAGCAAGCACAATTGGCAAAGGCAAAGGCTGATATAAATCCAAATTTAATTGAGGTGTCGGAAAGAATTATAACAAAGGAGAAACCAAAAGACCCAATTCCTGAAATAGAGTGGTG GGATTTACCTATTCTGGTTTCGGGTTCCTACGATGATATCCCTGATGGTGTGCTGTGTGAAGATAAACTGAAGGAGGAGAAAATCACAATATATGTTGAACATCCTCGTCCGATTGAGCCTCCTGCTGAGCCAGCTCCCCCACCACCTCAGCCCCTGAAGCTAACCAAGAAGGAGCAGAAGAAACTTCGGACTCAGCGACGTCTGGCCCGGGAGAAGGATAAACAGGAGATGATTAGACAAGGCCTGATAGAACCTCCGAAGCCAAAAGTTAAGTTGAGCAatttaatgaaagttttaggctccGAAGCTACCCAAGATCCTACTAAGCTTGAAATGGAAATCCGAAGTGCTGCTGCTGAGCGGGAACAAGCTCATGTCGACAGGAACATTGCTCGCAAGCTTACTCCTGCCGAGCGCcgtgaaaagaaagagagaaagctTTTTGATGACCCAAATACGGTGGAGACTATTGTTTCGGTTTACAGGATCAATGACCTCTCTGATCCCAAGACCCGCTTCAAAGTTGATGTTAATGCCCAAGAAAATCGGTTGACTGGTTGTGCTGTGATTTCCGAGGGCATTACTGTTGTAGTAGTGGAAGGTGGAAGCAAATCCATTAAGAGGTATGGGAAGCTCATGCTTCGGAGAATCAACTGGGCTGAAGCTGTAAAAGATGACAAGGACGGAGATGAAGATGAAGACGAAGAGAAACCGCCTAACAAGTGTGTGCTGGTTTGGCAAGGTAGCGTTGCAAAATCAAGTTTCAACAGGTTCTCGGTTCACGAGTGCATCACCGAAGCAGCCGCGAAAAAGGTATTTGCTGATGCAAGAGTTGCCCATTACTGGGACCTTGTGGTTAATTTCTCTGAGAATGATTTTTGA